A section of the Hemibagrus wyckioides isolate EC202008001 linkage group LG04, SWU_Hwy_1.0, whole genome shotgun sequence genome encodes:
- the dusp3b gene encoding dual specificity protein phosphatase 3b → MTDYEVSVQQLNDLLSDENGHFSMPSKDFNEVYPRILLGNESVATNVKLLQQLRVTHIINVAEGDSYMHVNTGAEYYVGTGIIYHGIPANDVEYFDLSVYFEEGADFIAQALAYDGDRGKVYVHCQKGYSRSAAIVIAYLMLRHKLDVQAALATVREKREIGPNDGFLCQLCQLNDRLKKD, encoded by the exons ATGACCGACTATGAAGTGTCTGTACAGCAGCTGAATGACCTTTTGTCAGACGAAAATGGCCACTTCAGCATGCCATCTAAAGATTTCAATGAAGTCTACCCAAGGATTCTGCTTGGAAATGA GTCTGTAGCCACAAATGTGAAACTCTTGCAACAACTGAGAGTGACACACATTATTAATGTCGCTGAAGGAGACTCATATATGCACGTGAATACAGGTGCAGAATATTATGTGGGTACGGGCATTATCTACCATGGAATACCAGCCAATGACGTGGAATATTTTGATCTCAGTGTATATTTTGAAGAGGGTGCAGACTTCATAGCACAGGCCTTGGCATATGATGGAGACAGAG ggaAGGTGTATGTGCACTGCCAGAAGGGTTACAGTCGTTCAGCAGCAATCGTCATTGCTTACCTGATGTTGAGACACAAGCTGGACGTACAAGCTGCTTTAGCTACAGTGAGAGAAAAACGAGAGATCGGACCTAATGATGGTTTTCTGTGCCAGCTCTGTCAACTCAATGACAGACTGAAAAAGGATTAG